From a single Gammaproteobacteria bacterium genomic region:
- a CDS encoding glutathione S-transferase family protein, whose product MGLLVEGKWQANEPQSSNGHFKRKTSSFRQWISADGSTDFKAEPYRYHLYISLACPWACRTLIFRKLKKLEDIISLSIVDPVVRDQGWAFSENSDCIPDVVNNKNYLHEVYTLADPEYTGRVTVPVLWDKKTYTIVNNESSDIIRMLNSEFNDFSEKTPDYYPEKLRKEIDKMNDFIYENINNGVYKCGFATTQSAYDDAYDSLFSAIEFLEGHFEKNNFLFGDQITEADWRLFTTLIRFDAVYFVLYKCNKNRLLDYENLHNYILRLFEVPGISDTVNFDHIKRHYYISQVNLNPTQIVPKGPEVI is encoded by the coding sequence ATGGGTTTATTAGTCGAAGGCAAATGGCAGGCCAACGAGCCACAGTCTTCAAACGGCCATTTTAAACGTAAAACCAGCTCATTTAGACAATGGATCAGCGCTGATGGATCTACAGATTTCAAAGCTGAACCCTACCGCTATCATCTCTATATTTCTCTCGCTTGTCCCTGGGCATGCCGAACGCTGATTTTTCGTAAACTCAAAAAACTTGAAGATATTATTTCACTATCCATTGTAGATCCCGTGGTTCGTGATCAAGGCTGGGCATTTTCTGAAAATTCCGATTGCATTCCTGATGTTGTCAATAACAAAAATTATTTACATGAAGTATATACCCTGGCTGATCCAGAATACACAGGGCGGGTTACTGTTCCTGTATTATGGGATAAAAAAACGTACACAATCGTCAATAATGAATCTTCTGATATTATTCGCATGCTCAATAGTGAATTCAACGATTTCTCTGAAAAAACACCCGATTATTATCCAGAAAAATTGCGCAAAGAAATTGATAAAATGAATGATTTTATTTACGAAAACATTAACAATGGCGTTTATAAATGTGGTTTTGCTACAACTCAAAGCGCTTATGACGATGCCTACGATTCTTTATTTTCGGCAATCGAATTTCTTGAGGGTCACTTCGAAAAAAATAACTTTCTTTTCGGCGATCAAATTACTGAAGCTGATTGGCGTTTATTTACAACATTAATTCGTTTTGATGCTGTATATTTTGTTCTTTACAAATGCAACAAAAATCGACTACTCGATTATGAAAATTTACATAATTATATTTTACGTTTATTCGAAGTTCCTGGCATCTCAGACACGGTAAATTTCGATCATATTAAACGTCACTATTATATCAGTCAGGTTAATTTAAATCCGACTCAAATTGTACCTAAAGGACCGGAGGTCATCTAA
- a CDS encoding ankyrin repeat domain-containing protein, translated as MKGKLSVKKSNGASLDQTALLSLPLEELQKRKQYQAGQHEIDEFIFVDIKEDQQHSVINILTAYCENHPLKTIQFKNCELSENLESQLVDIILSGEYKIKSIISSDNNQNSKLIKALLTKLTIGNTINVTISIGGLSLSISKVNASDYSSESRIKCTLEFKDFSSWITHKEELELLIEHHKSFNVVSCWFASLSSTQENEFFNWLTLIFTNTTIDVSVQNKKVIEEKLKKLNERNTYCRINKENNYFSFSQKVGYGEKSPPFYLLDESDIRYLSKVFSRNAETTSVSFSYCDTDFKNWANILKTVNQLKNLTSLNFSHIKLGVDRARAFAEELRKCTKLTQFSLSHIDLPPGGILTIIQPMCAIESLSEVEFGNMTFTIGDIEAVSKLPKLKVLKLPRSTLSDDILNEFEHFFDHPCIEKIDLNNTLFKAENLFQRISASSSFPTSRFIFYVDYNSSSLSYQERSGREDIQQLLNAINKRNHLMRKLKISEEVIPILNFNSLQFSDICIPIVCDYVQAHPEVEQLLLQRNILTVNGFTKLTKGLLTETKLSRIDLSHSKEKPNYDDLEKLLISLEDLSDLFLIGTQVDCEKLFERLMQSDAFPSAKVTLIEAPAQQPQTQPWGEHYPDYSRQEETKQAKKETELRAFQYKFDCLRMRNQLMLRIIQEGQSDEDPPLAPLKELNFDGLYLNDICLPILCNYIEHRSDLKRLSATNNFLTPVGVRSLCDTLARATHVVSVNFSGTRDSKEWLDYLVDGCIKFPHITHLVLYDTNPTKDQIIRCISQSKVEKLEVSSVHGLFEWFRDSTDLFTTEIITRNYEKDPEFVRVRNRNIKLRQLLELKMLSETKLDLSEAAITPQLVPVICEALNRNPPVRDLSLAGNNLDDKSMALFLNEIAKHSNIRYLDVTKNRLGDDSAGELAKYLKSSTILHCLIMRSVDITNSGVIQLADALKENSSLLALDVSHNIAAQSSLKQFAIALRHNGTLSKFVCLDGQFPEDPGVHKTKTDFGKGQQATAPFAEHKTKVSEYKKYIAKCRASIVDFHNILSAPKKKKNALDSPNVTLIECELFHSEVFSRSIGEKNVAVSPLPDYLKSNKTYGLQCTICICAILKTNDESSIASSINALETHLNAGVSPYFANEHGVTLVHLAASTTDKIVGMLLQRNPKFDTGILNDQNKSPLDIAEANGNQKVVEKLKDPKSSGIPTESAAKQPAPKKAKPNPPIAAESTNAKLAEDGGSSLPSLSTIGAPSPAKKAKVDDDPAADGQLTMKLDDWQIIQAISSENIMGLNFCINQNAALMTALIHGQTLLQSAVAFKKPRVVELLLEKGAIVNALNQEGRPALFCLLDECLKSRECSLGCLLIAKLLLENAAAIMDQGDHALHLAVRAGIVRLVKLLLRFKGDVNAKNESNNHTALTWAVLSRNLEILQILLLSPDLDKGTVELALQCAEAWKSSSVLIELLKRRLTSPFLDRKQNTHWLKDMKICFGASSAHNTLFIESHEQQMRLMLQNKFSSSILRSRKKIKLDEENLEKEEEGNPVTVSFTFIVSTRKHLSQSHNVRDCITITLDPDVSLSAEHHITKGDAEQTFNTDEIRQSVQARTKRGEELSKKDISERKHKPSEEIVDETRLEKRSFEALFHHGEQSLAAALEQKQVLDYLIRQLIAHPQFTTGCKLYGVVLDIHSPRYVCSNCEIGILSIQHPASSPFLNNLAEGLKQLGCILPLLSPLRMVTRIGSYQAFERDTITPEEQLNICLDLRLLGNKIILQQDLVVSANPTMQFNSRVNE; from the coding sequence ATGAAAGGGAAATTATCAGTAAAAAAATCAAATGGCGCCTCTCTAGATCAAACGGCCCTACTTTCTCTCCCTCTTGAGGAGCTACAAAAAAGAAAACAATATCAAGCGGGACAGCATGAAATTGACGAATTTATCTTTGTAGATATAAAAGAAGATCAACAGCACTCTGTAATCAATATTCTTACGGCATATTGTGAAAATCACCCTTTAAAGACGATACAATTTAAAAACTGCGAACTATCTGAAAATCTAGAATCTCAATTAGTAGATATTATTTTATCAGGGGAATACAAAATTAAATCGATTATTAGCTCTGATAATAATCAAAATTCAAAACTAATCAAGGCTTTATTAACTAAATTAACTATTGGGAATACGATAAATGTTACTATTTCCATAGGAGGACTTTCTCTTTCCATTTCAAAGGTTAATGCTTCTGATTATTCCTCTGAATCACGAATAAAATGTACATTAGAATTTAAAGATTTTTCCTCGTGGATTACACACAAAGAGGAATTAGAATTATTGATTGAACATCATAAATCATTTAATGTGGTGTCTTGTTGGTTCGCATCATTATCTTCCACCCAAGAAAATGAGTTCTTTAATTGGCTAACACTTATCTTCACAAACACAACAATTGATGTCTCAGTTCAAAATAAAAAAGTAATCGAAGAGAAATTAAAAAAATTAAACGAGCGCAATACTTACTGCAGAATTAATAAAGAAAACAACTATTTTTCATTTTCTCAGAAAGTTGGTTATGGCGAGAAAAGCCCACCTTTCTATTTGTTAGACGAGTCAGACATCAGATACTTAAGTAAAGTATTTTCAAGAAATGCGGAAACTACCTCAGTGTCATTTAGTTACTGTGATACTGATTTCAAAAATTGGGCAAATATATTGAAAACGGTTAATCAACTAAAAAATCTGACTTCTCTTAATTTTTCCCATATAAAACTAGGTGTTGATAGAGCAAGAGCCTTCGCTGAAGAGCTCCGTAAATGTACAAAGCTAACTCAATTTTCATTGAGCCATATAGACTTACCTCCTGGGGGGATATTAACGATTATTCAACCAATGTGTGCGATTGAATCGTTGTCTGAAGTCGAGTTTGGTAATATGACATTCACAATAGGTGATATAGAAGCCGTTTCAAAACTGCCTAAGCTAAAGGTGTTAAAACTTCCCCGGTCCACCTTATCTGATGATATTTTAAATGAATTTGAGCATTTTTTTGATCATCCGTGTATTGAAAAAATAGACTTAAACAATACTCTCTTCAAAGCTGAAAATCTATTTCAGAGGATTAGCGCCTCATCATCATTCCCTACATCTCGGTTTATATTTTACGTGGATTACAACTCTTCTTCTCTTAGTTACCAGGAGAGATCGGGAAGAGAAGATATTCAACAACTATTAAATGCAATAAATAAGAGAAACCATCTGATGCGAAAATTAAAAATATCTGAGGAAGTGATACCAATTTTAAATTTTAATTCTCTTCAATTTAGTGACATATGCATTCCCATAGTATGTGACTATGTTCAAGCCCACCCGGAAGTCGAACAACTCCTTCTCCAACGTAATATTTTGACAGTAAACGGGTTTACAAAACTTACGAAAGGTTTGCTTACAGAAACCAAGCTATCTCGTATTGATCTTTCTCATTCAAAGGAAAAGCCCAACTATGACGATCTTGAAAAGTTGTTAATTTCGTTAGAGGATCTATCGGATTTATTTCTTATTGGTACTCAAGTTGATTGTGAGAAATTATTCGAACGACTAATGCAATCTGATGCGTTCCCAAGTGCGAAAGTAACACTTATTGAAGCCCCGGCTCAGCAACCTCAAACTCAACCATGGGGGGAACATTATCCAGACTATTCTCGCCAAGAAGAAACTAAACAGGCAAAAAAAGAGACGGAATTACGAGCATTCCAATATAAATTCGATTGCTTACGAATGCGCAATCAGCTAATGCTAAGAATTATTCAAGAGGGCCAAAGTGATGAAGATCCGCCCTTGGCTCCCTTAAAGGAGCTTAATTTTGATGGTCTCTATCTCAATGACATCTGCCTTCCAATTTTATGTAATTATATAGAACATCGGTCTGACTTAAAAAGACTCAGTGCTACTAATAATTTTTTAACTCCTGTTGGGGTGCGCTCTTTATGTGACACTTTAGCTAGAGCAACTCATGTAGTATCAGTCAATTTTTCAGGAACTCGGGATTCAAAAGAATGGTTAGATTATTTGGTTGATGGCTGTATCAAGTTTCCGCATATTACCCACTTAGTTCTTTACGATACCAATCCAACTAAAGACCAAATTATCCGCTGCATCAGTCAATCAAAGGTGGAGAAGCTGGAGGTTTCATCCGTTCATGGTCTATTCGAGTGGTTCCGAGATTCGACAGATCTTTTTACAACAGAAATTATCACGCGAAATTATGAGAAAGACCCCGAGTTTGTGCGTGTCAGAAATCGTAATATTAAGCTGAGGCAATTGCTTGAATTAAAAATGCTGTCTGAAACAAAACTTGACTTAAGCGAAGCAGCAATCACACCCCAATTAGTACCGGTAATTTGTGAGGCACTCAATCGCAACCCACCAGTGAGAGATTTATCTTTGGCGGGCAACAACCTCGACGACAAAAGTATGGCTTTATTTCTAAATGAGATCGCCAAACATTCTAACATTCGTTACCTTGATGTCACAAAAAATAGGCTTGGTGACGATAGCGCTGGTGAGCTTGCCAAATATTTGAAATCAAGCACAATTTTACATTGTTTGATTATGAGAAGCGTTGATATTACAAATTCAGGTGTAATTCAGCTAGCTGATGCTCTGAAAGAGAATTCTTCTTTACTAGCACTTGATGTAAGCCACAACATAGCTGCTCAATCTTCTTTGAAACAATTTGCTATAGCGCTTCGACATAATGGAACACTTTCGAAATTTGTGTGTTTAGATGGACAATTTCCTGAAGATCCTGGCGTTCACAAAACAAAAACCGATTTTGGGAAGGGACAACAAGCAACTGCTCCATTTGCGGAGCATAAGACGAAAGTTTCTGAATATAAGAAGTACATAGCTAAATGCAGAGCTAGCATTGTTGACTTTCATAACATACTATCAGCACCTAAAAAGAAAAAAAATGCTCTTGATTCCCCTAATGTTACACTCATAGAATGCGAATTATTTCACAGCGAAGTATTTTCTCGTAGTATAGGGGAGAAGAATGTTGCTGTGTCACCTCTTCCTGATTATCTTAAATCAAATAAGACTTATGGATTGCAGTGTACGATTTGCATATGTGCAATTCTAAAGACCAATGATGAAAGCTCAATAGCAAGTTCAATCAATGCTTTGGAAACCCATCTCAATGCTGGAGTGAGCCCTTATTTTGCCAACGAGCATGGGGTTACCTTAGTGCATTTAGCCGCATCTACAACAGATAAAATTGTAGGCATGTTATTGCAAAGAAATCCTAAGTTTGATACGGGTATACTGAATGATCAAAATAAATCTCCTTTAGATATTGCTGAAGCTAATGGTAACCAAAAAGTAGTAGAAAAGCTAAAAGACCCTAAGAGCTCAGGGATTCCGACTGAGTCTGCTGCAAAACAACCAGCACCTAAAAAAGCCAAACCTAACCCACCTATTGCAGCAGAATCCACTAACGCAAAACTAGCTGAAGACGGGGGATCATCTTTGCCTTCACTATCAACCATTGGCGCTCCTTCGCCCGCAAAAAAGGCTAAAGTTGACGATGATCCCGCAGCAGATGGCCAATTAACAATGAAGCTGGATGATTGGCAGATTATTCAAGCAATTTCTTCTGAAAATATTATGGGCTTGAATTTCTGTATTAATCAAAATGCAGCTTTAATGACGGCGCTAATACATGGTCAAACCTTATTACAATCGGCAGTAGCTTTCAAAAAACCGAGGGTTGTTGAGTTATTATTAGAAAAGGGCGCCATTGTTAATGCACTCAATCAAGAGGGTCGACCCGCTTTATTTTGCTTACTTGATGAATGCCTAAAATCTCGAGAGTGCAGTTTAGGCTGTCTCCTGATAGCTAAATTATTACTCGAAAATGCTGCTGCTATTATGGATCAAGGTGATCACGCATTACACCTAGCGGTACGTGCGGGAATTGTTCGACTTGTTAAATTGCTATTGAGGTTTAAAGGTGATGTTAATGCCAAAAATGAATCTAATAACCACACCGCCTTGACGTGGGCCGTTCTCTCAAGAAATCTTGAAATATTGCAAATCCTTTTGCTCAGTCCTGACTTGGACAAGGGAACCGTTGAACTTGCTCTACAATGTGCTGAAGCGTGGAAATCATCTTCTGTTCTGATTGAATTGTTGAAGAGAAGATTAACTTCTCCTTTTCTCGACAGAAAGCAAAATACACACTGGCTTAAAGATATGAAAATATGTTTCGGGGCTTCTTCGGCCCACAATACACTCTTCATTGAAAGTCATGAGCAGCAAATGCGCCTTATGCTCCAGAACAAATTTTCATCAAGCATCCTAAGAAGCAGAAAAAAAATTAAATTAGATGAAGAGAACCTAGAGAAAGAAGAAGAGGGTAATCCAGTCACTGTTAGCTTTACTTTTATCGTGTCAACCCGAAAGCATTTATCTCAATCTCACAATGTGCGCGATTGCATCACCATTACGCTTGATCCGGATGTAAGTCTTAGCGCTGAACACCACATTACTAAAGGGGATGCGGAACAAACTTTCAATACAGATGAAATACGACAATCAGTGCAGGCAAGGACAAAAAGAGGTGAAGAATTATCTAAAAAAGATATCAGCGAAAGAAAACATAAGCCATCTGAAGAAATTGTAGACGAAACAAGATTGGAAAAAAGATCTTTCGAAGCCCTGTTTCATCATGGAGAGCAATCACTAGCCGCCGCATTAGAACAAAAACAAGTATTAGATTATCTGATTAGACAACTAATTGCTCACCCTCAATTCACGACTGGATGCAAACTCTACGGTGTCGTCCTTGATATTCATTCGCCGCGCTATGTTTGCTCGAACTGTGAGATTGGAATTCTTAGTATACAACATCCAGCCTCTTCTCCATTCCTCAACAACTTGGCTGAAGGATTAAAGCAGCTAGGTTGTATTTTACCCCTGCTATCACCTTTACGAATGGTAACACGAATAGGCTCCTATCAAGCATTTGAACGCGACACCATTACGCCCGAAGAACAATTAAATATCTGTTTAGATTTAAGATTGCTGGGTAATAAAATCATACTGCAACAAGATCTGGTAGTATCAGCAAATCCTACAATGCAGTTCAATTCTCGTGTCAATGAATAA
- the glmS gene encoding glutamine--fructose-6-phosphate transaminase (isomerizing) encodes MCGIVGAIAQRDVAPILLDSLKRLEYRGYDSAGMAVLHPENLTIQRIRALGKVSQLAEAMTTQSSSGFIGIAHTRWATHGKPSEVNAHPHLSTDDIALVHNGIIENYANLREQLIALGYGFASETDTEVAAHTIHKHLAKNDLLHAVYQATKELQGAYALGIISPKFPNQLIAVRRGSPLVIGLGSNEFFIASDTMALLPVAQRFIFLEEGDIASISRNGVEIYDKDLHLVERPIHMIDIKQDTAERGEYRHYMEKEIFEQPQVISDTLEGRIANERLLEQSFGVNASELFDKIKRVHIVACGTSYHAGLVGQFWIESLSKIPCTVSVASEYRYRHTVVEPDTLFVTLSQSGETADTLAALRKAKSLNYLATLGICNVAESSLVRESELVFMTRAGIEIGVASTKAFTTQLTSLILLSVALARRHGLTNTEENKIIHALEQLPKTLEQALESAPEIKKLASRFADKEHALFLGRGAQYPIAMEGALKLKEISYIHAEAYPAGELKHGPLALVDKNMPIVAVAPKDELLEKLQSNLSEVQARGGELIIFAEKNTHLSNSKDSTVIYLPEVHSILAPILYTIPLQLLAYHVAVIKGTDVDQPRNLAKSVTVE; translated from the coding sequence ATGTGTGGAATTGTAGGCGCCATCGCTCAACGTGACGTCGCCCCTATTTTATTAGATAGCTTAAAACGACTAGAATATCGCGGTTATGACTCCGCAGGAATGGCCGTTCTACATCCAGAAAATCTAACAATCCAACGAATTCGGGCATTGGGCAAAGTGAGTCAACTCGCCGAAGCCATGACAACTCAATCTTCAAGCGGTTTTATTGGAATTGCACATACCCGATGGGCCACTCACGGAAAACCTTCCGAAGTGAACGCACATCCGCATTTATCTACAGATGACATCGCGCTCGTTCATAATGGCATCATTGAAAATTATGCCAACTTACGCGAACAATTGATTGCCTTAGGATATGGATTTGCATCTGAAACAGACACAGAAGTTGCTGCCCATACAATTCATAAACATCTCGCGAAAAATGATTTATTACATGCGGTGTATCAAGCGACCAAAGAACTGCAAGGAGCATATGCATTAGGCATTATTAGTCCAAAATTTCCTAATCAATTAATTGCAGTTCGTCGCGGGAGCCCTCTAGTCATTGGATTAGGTTCAAATGAATTCTTTATAGCATCTGACACGATGGCTTTGCTACCTGTTGCACAAAGATTTATTTTTCTCGAAGAAGGTGATATTGCAAGCATCAGTCGCAATGGCGTTGAAATTTATGACAAAGATTTACATCTAGTAGAACGGCCCATCCACATGATCGATATAAAACAAGATACCGCCGAACGCGGTGAATATCGTCACTATATGGAAAAAGAAATTTTTGAACAACCTCAAGTCATTAGCGATACATTAGAAGGCCGAATTGCGAACGAAAGACTTCTAGAACAATCTTTTGGTGTCAATGCCAGTGAATTATTCGACAAAATAAAACGCGTTCATATCGTCGCTTGCGGCACAAGTTATCATGCTGGTTTAGTGGGGCAATTCTGGATAGAGTCTCTTTCAAAAATCCCTTGCACCGTGAGTGTTGCAAGTGAATATCGATATCGGCATACCGTTGTTGAACCCGACACATTATTCGTAACTTTATCTCAATCAGGGGAGACAGCAGACACTCTTGCAGCGCTAAGAAAAGCAAAATCTCTAAACTATCTCGCAACACTCGGCATATGTAATGTTGCAGAAAGTTCTTTAGTTCGTGAATCAGAACTGGTTTTTATGACTCGCGCGGGCATTGAAATAGGCGTAGCTTCCACAAAAGCATTTACAACTCAACTCACCAGTTTAATATTATTATCGGTTGCTTTAGCTCGTCGACACGGGCTTACTAACACTGAAGAAAATAAAATAATTCATGCATTAGAACAGCTTCCAAAAACACTCGAACAAGCTCTTGAATCAGCGCCTGAAATTAAAAAATTAGCAAGTCGATTTGCGGACAAAGAACACGCCCTATTTTTAGGCCGTGGAGCTCAATATCCAATTGCTATGGAAGGCGCACTAAAATTAAAAGAAATTTCCTATATTCACGCCGAAGCCTACCCAGCTGGTGAATTAAAGCATGGGCCTCTTGCTTTAGTGGATAAAAATATGCCGATAGTTGCTGTCGCACCCAAAGATGAATTGCTTGAAAAATTACAATCCAATTTAAGTGAAGTTCAAGCACGCGGCGGAGAACTCATCATTTTTGCTGAGAAAAACACACATCTTTCTAACTCAAAAGATTCAACCGTAATTTATTTACCGGAAGTGCATAGCATTCTGGCCCCAATTTTGTATACAATTCCCCTTCAACTTTTGGCTTATCATGTTGCCGTGATAAAAGGTACCGATGTCGATCAACCGCGCAATCTTGCAAAATCTGTAACCGTGGAATAA